In Trichoderma breve strain T069 chromosome 4, whole genome shotgun sequence, the following proteins share a genomic window:
- a CDS encoding fungal zn(2)-Cys(6) binuclear cluster domain-containing protein translates to MARSKAKRVSRACLSCRTRKTRCDLDSAGVSGVPPCRRCVEQQLECVLTKSRRGGRRIKGVRNSIAQSASHDNEGRGPATATRDDDGSDYHSRQTSHSLPDQHPGGTDDMQGWLSSQQTGNWQADSHDEGGSTRELAESRTSSDGLEGHIATTDLLNPSDALDLLAQVADLDPSRQRDEATGQADSNNRLVHGMRQTVGRPATSYYPPLDDGVLTPSEASYLVKRYHEKFHPFFPVAHGAIFEEGTISEWAAKEPHLLTAILTVASKDDPSWFRVYDACSRHIETFMSNLIYAGSTSVGSVEALLILAEWAPQRPQENSAIGCGQEDHGAWMLVGLAIRLGYLQRLEQTALLPDEGKLSAEMSRKRVVWAACYMCDRQVSIRLGKGFWSRGPGPALHLRAADFPTLHEQALGPDNMGLLFQAHLELTQLISNAHDILYSSTSHRQQLYIGGEYVRYIDDFASMVRKWKLSWANHSFTPPVKASLVLSFEFLRLYINAFAFQANLNRAAARNAQVGSGKASGPLFSNVAGKPDARFIYESIDAANSLLSILNSFIDPVAGLKCMPLKYCLYVIYAAVFLFKARLAGAISSDGGDRGVRRAIQGTIAQLQKTSDNPHSLGRRYATSLRLLWRKSCTKQPSKSVSRHDPLTEPPTPTMDEVNRHDGISLPPAGKATMDMDPLSGFSWRDLDSLGQFIASNSTMSMADGMLAGADFDWEHSSGGLDDLVVQPQFDTRWAGHDIIF, encoded by the exons ATGGCACGATCAAAGGCGAAGCGGGTCTCTCGTGCATGTCTTTCATGCCGTACACGCAAAACAAGATGCGATCT CGATTCCGCGGGAGTGTCTGGCGTGCCTCCATGTCGTCGATGCGTCGAGCAACAATTAGAATGCGTTCTGACAAAGTCGAGACGTGGAGGGCGTAGAATCAAAGGAGTTCGTAATTCGATCGCCCAGTCGGCCAGCCACGACAATGAAGGCCGTGGCCCGGCTACCGCTACgcgcgacgacgacggcagcGACTATCATAGCCGACAAACAAGCCATTCTCTTCCCGACCAGCATCCAGGAGGCACGGATGATATGCAAGGATGGCTTTCTTCACAACAAACCGGCAACTGGCAGGCGGATAGCCATGATGAGGGGGGTTCCACCCGTGAGCTGGCTGAATCGAGGACGAGTTCAGATGGTTTGGAAGGACATATTGCTACTACCGATCTTTTGAATCCCTCGGATGCGCTTGACCTTCTCGCTCAAGTTGCCGACTTGGATCCTAGTAGACAACGAGATGAAGCTACAGGCCAAGCGGACTCAAACAATAGACTTGTGCACGGTATGCGGCAAACCGTCGGTAGACCAGCTACCAGTTATTATCCTCCGCTGGATGATGGGGTCTTGACGCCCTCGGAAGCGTCTTACCTTGTCAAAAG ATATCACGAGAAGTTCCATCCTTTCTTTCCGGTGGCTCATGGTGCCATATTTGAAGAGGGTACGATATCCGAATGGGCCGCCAAGGAGCCCCATCTCTTGACAGCTATTCTTACCGTCGCCTCGAAAGATGACCCGTCATGGTTCAGAGTGTACGATGCGTGCTCTCGTCACATTGAAACATTTATGTCAAATCTGATCTATGCCGGATCCACATCTGTTGGCTCTGTGGAGGCGCTTCTTATTCTTGCAGAATGGGCGCCACAACGCCCTCAAGAGAATTCCGCCATCGGTTGTGGTCAAGAAGACCATGGTGCCTGGATGCTTGTGGGCTTGGCCATTAGGCTAGGGTATCTGCAGAGGCTTGAGCAAACGGCACTATTACCAGACGAGGGAAAGCTTTCCGCAGAAATGAGTCGGAAGCGAGTTGTTTGGGCAG CGTGCTACATGTGCGACCGACAAGTGTCAATCCGGCTTGGGAAAGGATTTTGGTCCCGCGGGCCTGGTCCAGCTCTTCACTTGCGCGCTGCAGACTTTCCAACATTGCATGAGCAAGCCCTTGGCCCAGACAACATGGGGCTATTATTTCAAGCCCATCTTGAGCTTACCCAGCTAATTAGTAACGCTCACGACATTTTGTATTCATCAACAAGCCACAGGCAGCAATTGTATATTGGAGGGGAGTATGTCAGATACATT GATGACTTTGCTTCAATGGTTCGGAAGTGGAAGCTCTCATGGGCGAACCACAGCT TCACGCCTCCTGTGAAAGCCTCTCTGGTGTTGTCATTCGAATTCTTGCGACTCTACATCAATGCCTTCGCTTTTCAGGCCAACCTGAATAGAGCCGCAGCTCGAAATGCCCAAGTAGGGTCCGGGAAGGCCAGTGGGCCGCTGTTCTCCAATGTTGCCGGAAAGCCGGATGCTCGATTCATATACGAGTCAATCGATGCCGCAAATTCACTACTCAGCATATTGAACAGCTTCATCGACCCTGTGGCTGGTCTCAAATGCATGCCATTAAAATACTGTCTCTATGTAATCTATGCTGCCGTATTTTTGTTCAAG GCAAGGCTAGCGGGTGCCATCAGTAGCGATGGCGGCGATCGTGGAGTCCGGCGCGCAATTCAGGGCACCATTGCACAACTACAAAAAACATCAGATAATCCGCATAGCCTCGGACGGCGATACGCCACCTCACTTCGCCTGCTCTGGAGGAAGTCTTGTacgaagcagccaagcaaaTCTGTTTCTCGTCATGATCCCTTGACTGAGCCTCCAACACCGACAATGGACGAGGTTAACAGACATGATGGCATTTCCTTACCACCTGCTGGTAAAGCGACGATGGATATGGACCCGTTGAGCGGGTTCTCGTGGAGAGATTTGGATTCATTAGGACAATTTATTGCCAGCAATTCGACGATGAGCATGGCGGATGGGATGCTTGCTGGTGCCGATTTCGATTGGGAACACAGCTCCGGTGGTCTGGATGATCTTGTAGTGCAGCCACAGTTTGACACTAGGTGGGCCGGGCACGATATAATTTTCTAA